One Silene latifolia isolate original U9 population chromosome 4, ASM4854445v1, whole genome shotgun sequence DNA segment encodes these proteins:
- the LOC141653375 gene encoding kinesin-like protein KIN-14C isoform X2, translating to MKTTESSKLTFSDVLIMEFQQRMALVEWINSALPDFYLSVLASDEELRASLLDGDIFYEILKMLKCSTSGDDKGYDSSPSTGSRRRKVQRFIAVISEMGLPSFEITDLEKGSMRPVLDCLLALKEHTNRHFGTPYYRTLDDRRQALSELKVQPSYSPLSPESPSMLLHGGYKFQEVFQTKQRFYADLPATKISAMIKSDSFDNAPTQSLLSVINGILDENIDKKDAEIPQGIVSVIPNFQRRSNISVISLFLPCFSQNVACLLRKVVQEIERRIATQGEHLRTQSNHFKAREKKYQSRIKVLEALAKGTSEESEIVMNQLQHMKYELSKMEEKQRSQQQEEEKMSEQKQMEKRRFEQQEIEVKKRLEQMMEEKKRFEEKEANKFKKLREETDIEVSGLKQELELAKRTHELLLQELKTEVKQLKSELEKKLSQQEQLLEDSEVKMKELELNSQSESQKWTKKERIYKKLMDLQLSGLEKLRHSSVSIKQEVLKTQNIYLHELDHVGAKLKNLAEAAQNYHGVMNENQKLSIELDAARNKEERDVKEFMGQVASLKRTLAKKDEEIERLLTDPRSPSISSMHSLRSGSCSPNNNPLKSNRSSPSARSITSSPRKIPTVSTARHPGIHHKSFDSFLDHSDPGSQLAFGDSESEGSRPPWSMSDLKGQNKRAGGTSMDDNMMALLNDDRFSETSGGDFSVGTDQTDATFESNFLLERSKSTNSAEKHREKQKKSKRLSQPPKAPTGASRMSRVKATLRATLGLKKHGSRSSSLPVAADGGSKSS from the exons GATGGTGATATATTCTATGAAATTTTAAAGATGCTCAAATGTAGTACTTCTGGTGATGATAAG GGATATGATTCTAGCCCGTCGACAGGATCCAGAAGAAGAAAAGTTCAACGGTTTATTGCAGTGATATCCGAGATGGGCCTGCCAAGTTTTGAAATAACAGACTTAGAGAAG GGATCTATGAGGCCTGTTCTGGATTGCCTTTTGGCACTCAAAGAACATACAAACCGACATTTTGGGACCCCATACTATAGAACCTTGGATGACAGGAGACAAGCTTTGTCAGAGTTAAAAGTTCAGCCTTCTTATAGTCCTCTTTCACCAG AGTCACCATCTATGCTTCTTCATGGTGGATATAAGTTCCAGGAAGTGTTTCAGACGAAACAAAGATTTTATGCTGATCTTCCTGCTACAAAAATTTCAGCTATGATAAAGTCAGACAGCTTCGAT AATGCTCCAACTCAGTCGCTTTTGAGTGTGATCAATGGTATCTTGGATGAAAACATAGACAAAAAAGATGCTGAAATACCTCAA GGAATAGTTTCTGTTATTCCAAATTTCCAAAGACGGTCAAATATTTCTGTTATATCTTTGTTTCTTCCCTGCTTCTCTCAGAATGTAGCATGCTTGTTGCGAAAAGTCGTACAGGAGATTGAGCGTCGGATAGCAACCCAAGGGGAGCATCTGCGTACT caAAGTAATCATTTCAAGGCCCGTGAAAAGAAGTACCAGTCGAGGATCAAGGTGCTTGAAGCTCTTGCCAAAGGGACTAGTGAGGAGAGTGAG ATTGTTATGAACCAGCTCCAGCATATGAAG TACGAGTTAAGCAAGATGGAGGAGAAGCAAAGGTCTCAACAGCAGGAAGAGGAGAAAATGTCGGAACAGAAACAGATGGAGAAGAGAAGGTTTGAACAGCAGGAGATCGAAGTGAAAAAAAGGTTGGAACAGATGATGGAAGAGAAGAAAAGGTTCGAAGAGAAGGAGGCTAACAAGTTTAAAAAGCTGAGGGAGGAAACCGATATAGAGGTCTCAGGGCTGAAGCAAGAGCTTGAACTGGCCAAAAGAACGCATGAGCTACTCCTTCAGGAATTGAAAACTGAGGTCAAACAGCTAAAGTCTGAGTTGGAGAAGAAATTAAGCCAGCAAGAGCAACTGTTGGAAGATTCAGAAGTCAAGATGAAAGAACTCGAGCTGAATTCTCAGTCGGAAAGTCAGAAGTGGACTAAGAAAGAGCGCATCTATAAGAAACTTATGGACCTTCAGCTATCAGGATTAGag AAACTGAGGCATTCGTCAGTGTCCATCAAGCAAGAAGTGTTGAAGACACAAAATATTTATCTACATGAATTGGACCATGTAG GGGCGAAGCTTAAAAATTTAGCTGAAGCAGCTCAAAACTATCATGGTGTGATGAATGAGAATCAAAAACTGTCTATTGAGCTGGATGCTGCtcgaaataaagaggaaagagatGTCAAGGAATTTATGGGCCAG GTGGCATCCCTTAAACGTACACTGGCTAAGAAAGACGAGGAGATTGAGCGATTACTCACAGATCCCAGAAGTCCAAGCATTTCTTCAATGCACTCCTTGAGGTCCGGATCTTGTTCTCCAAATAACAACCCCTTGAAGAGCAACCGTTCATCTCCATCAGCAAGATCCATCACAAGCAGCCCTCGAAAGATTCCAACAGTTAGTACGGCCAGACACCCAGGAATTCATCATAAATCTTTTGACAGTTTCTTAGATCATTCTGATCCTGGCTCTCAACTTGCCTTTGGAGATTCTGAAAGTGAAGGATCACGGCCACCATGGTCAATGAGTGACTTGAAAGGTCAAAATAAGCGTGCTGGTGGAACTTCAATGGATGACAATATGATGGCCCTTTTGAATGACGATAGATTCAGCGAAACATCCGGTGGTGACTTCTCTGTAGGGACAGATCAGACTGATGCCACTTTTGAATCAAACTTCTTACTAGAAAGATCCAAATCAACTAATTCTGCAGAAAAGCACAGAGAAAA GCAGAAAAAATCTAAGAGACTTTCGCAGCCACCAAAGGCGCCAACAGGGGCATCTCGAATGTCACGGGTTAAGGCCACACTGAGAGCAACCTTAG GGCTAAAGAAACATGGTAGCAGAAGCTCTTCGCTTCCGGTAGCGGCCGATGGTGGTTCTAAATCTAGTTGA
- the LOC141653375 gene encoding kinesin-like protein KIN-14C isoform X1 has translation MMNTSPRFNVKGNNFEMVYSSSFDTEVQQRMALVEWINSALPDFYLSVLASDEELRASLLDGDIFYEILKMLKCSTSGDDKGYDSSPSTGSRRRKVQRFIAVISEMGLPSFEITDLEKGSMRPVLDCLLALKEHTNRHFGTPYYRTLDDRRQALSELKVQPSYSPLSPESPSMLLHGGYKFQEVFQTKQRFYADLPATKISAMIKSDSFDNAPTQSLLSVINGILDENIDKKDAEIPQGIVSVIPNFQRRSNISVISLFLPCFSQNVACLLRKVVQEIERRIATQGEHLRTQSNHFKAREKKYQSRIKVLEALAKGTSEESEIVMNQLQHMKYELSKMEEKQRSQQQEEEKMSEQKQMEKRRFEQQEIEVKKRLEQMMEEKKRFEEKEANKFKKLREETDIEVSGLKQELELAKRTHELLLQELKTEVKQLKSELEKKLSQQEQLLEDSEVKMKELELNSQSESQKWTKKERIYKKLMDLQLSGLEKLRHSSVSIKQEVLKTQNIYLHELDHVGAKLKNLAEAAQNYHGVMNENQKLSIELDAARNKEERDVKEFMGQVASLKRTLAKKDEEIERLLTDPRSPSISSMHSLRSGSCSPNNNPLKSNRSSPSARSITSSPRKIPTVSTARHPGIHHKSFDSFLDHSDPGSQLAFGDSESEGSRPPWSMSDLKGQNKRAGGTSMDDNMMALLNDDRFSETSGGDFSVGTDQTDATFESNFLLERSKSTNSAEKHREKQKKSKRLSQPPKAPTGASRMSRVKATLRATLGLKKHGSRSSSLPVAADGGSKSS, from the exons GATGGTGATATATTCTATGAAATTTTAAAGATGCTCAAATGTAGTACTTCTGGTGATGATAAG GGATATGATTCTAGCCCGTCGACAGGATCCAGAAGAAGAAAAGTTCAACGGTTTATTGCAGTGATATCCGAGATGGGCCTGCCAAGTTTTGAAATAACAGACTTAGAGAAG GGATCTATGAGGCCTGTTCTGGATTGCCTTTTGGCACTCAAAGAACATACAAACCGACATTTTGGGACCCCATACTATAGAACCTTGGATGACAGGAGACAAGCTTTGTCAGAGTTAAAAGTTCAGCCTTCTTATAGTCCTCTTTCACCAG AGTCACCATCTATGCTTCTTCATGGTGGATATAAGTTCCAGGAAGTGTTTCAGACGAAACAAAGATTTTATGCTGATCTTCCTGCTACAAAAATTTCAGCTATGATAAAGTCAGACAGCTTCGAT AATGCTCCAACTCAGTCGCTTTTGAGTGTGATCAATGGTATCTTGGATGAAAACATAGACAAAAAAGATGCTGAAATACCTCAA GGAATAGTTTCTGTTATTCCAAATTTCCAAAGACGGTCAAATATTTCTGTTATATCTTTGTTTCTTCCCTGCTTCTCTCAGAATGTAGCATGCTTGTTGCGAAAAGTCGTACAGGAGATTGAGCGTCGGATAGCAACCCAAGGGGAGCATCTGCGTACT caAAGTAATCATTTCAAGGCCCGTGAAAAGAAGTACCAGTCGAGGATCAAGGTGCTTGAAGCTCTTGCCAAAGGGACTAGTGAGGAGAGTGAG ATTGTTATGAACCAGCTCCAGCATATGAAG TACGAGTTAAGCAAGATGGAGGAGAAGCAAAGGTCTCAACAGCAGGAAGAGGAGAAAATGTCGGAACAGAAACAGATGGAGAAGAGAAGGTTTGAACAGCAGGAGATCGAAGTGAAAAAAAGGTTGGAACAGATGATGGAAGAGAAGAAAAGGTTCGAAGAGAAGGAGGCTAACAAGTTTAAAAAGCTGAGGGAGGAAACCGATATAGAGGTCTCAGGGCTGAAGCAAGAGCTTGAACTGGCCAAAAGAACGCATGAGCTACTCCTTCAGGAATTGAAAACTGAGGTCAAACAGCTAAAGTCTGAGTTGGAGAAGAAATTAAGCCAGCAAGAGCAACTGTTGGAAGATTCAGAAGTCAAGATGAAAGAACTCGAGCTGAATTCTCAGTCGGAAAGTCAGAAGTGGACTAAGAAAGAGCGCATCTATAAGAAACTTATGGACCTTCAGCTATCAGGATTAGag AAACTGAGGCATTCGTCAGTGTCCATCAAGCAAGAAGTGTTGAAGACACAAAATATTTATCTACATGAATTGGACCATGTAG GGGCGAAGCTTAAAAATTTAGCTGAAGCAGCTCAAAACTATCATGGTGTGATGAATGAGAATCAAAAACTGTCTATTGAGCTGGATGCTGCtcgaaataaagaggaaagagatGTCAAGGAATTTATGGGCCAG GTGGCATCCCTTAAACGTACACTGGCTAAGAAAGACGAGGAGATTGAGCGATTACTCACAGATCCCAGAAGTCCAAGCATTTCTTCAATGCACTCCTTGAGGTCCGGATCTTGTTCTCCAAATAACAACCCCTTGAAGAGCAACCGTTCATCTCCATCAGCAAGATCCATCACAAGCAGCCCTCGAAAGATTCCAACAGTTAGTACGGCCAGACACCCAGGAATTCATCATAAATCTTTTGACAGTTTCTTAGATCATTCTGATCCTGGCTCTCAACTTGCCTTTGGAGATTCTGAAAGTGAAGGATCACGGCCACCATGGTCAATGAGTGACTTGAAAGGTCAAAATAAGCGTGCTGGTGGAACTTCAATGGATGACAATATGATGGCCCTTTTGAATGACGATAGATTCAGCGAAACATCCGGTGGTGACTTCTCTGTAGGGACAGATCAGACTGATGCCACTTTTGAATCAAACTTCTTACTAGAAAGATCCAAATCAACTAATTCTGCAGAAAAGCACAGAGAAAA GCAGAAAAAATCTAAGAGACTTTCGCAGCCACCAAAGGCGCCAACAGGGGCATCTCGAATGTCACGGGTTAAGGCCACACTGAGAGCAACCTTAG GGCTAAAGAAACATGGTAGCAGAAGCTCTTCGCTTCCGGTAGCGGCCGATGGTGGTTCTAAATCTAGTTGA
- the LOC141653375 gene encoding kinesin-like protein KIN-14C isoform X3, which translates to MMNTSPRFNVKGNNFEMVYSSSFDTEVQQRMALVEWINSALPDFYLSVLASDEELRASLLDGDIFYEILKMLKCSTSGDDKGYDSSPSTGSRRRKVQRFIAVISEMGLPSFEITDLEKGSMRPVLDCLLALKEHTNRHFGTPYYRTLDDRRQALSELKVQPSYSPLSPESPSMLLHGGYKFQEVFQTKQRFYADLPATKISAMIKSDSFDNAPTQSLLSVINGILDENIDKKDAEIPQNVACLLRKVVQEIERRIATQGEHLRTQSNHFKAREKKYQSRIKVLEALAKGTSEESEIVMNQLQHMKYELSKMEEKQRSQQQEEEKMSEQKQMEKRRFEQQEIEVKKRLEQMMEEKKRFEEKEANKFKKLREETDIEVSGLKQELELAKRTHELLLQELKTEVKQLKSELEKKLSQQEQLLEDSEVKMKELELNSQSESQKWTKKERIYKKLMDLQLSGLEKLRHSSVSIKQEVLKTQNIYLHELDHVGAKLKNLAEAAQNYHGVMNENQKLSIELDAARNKEERDVKEFMGQVASLKRTLAKKDEEIERLLTDPRSPSISSMHSLRSGSCSPNNNPLKSNRSSPSARSITSSPRKIPTVSTARHPGIHHKSFDSFLDHSDPGSQLAFGDSESEGSRPPWSMSDLKGQNKRAGGTSMDDNMMALLNDDRFSETSGGDFSVGTDQTDATFESNFLLERSKSTNSAEKHREKQKKSKRLSQPPKAPTGASRMSRVKATLRATLGLKKHGSRSSSLPVAADGGSKSS; encoded by the exons GATGGTGATATATTCTATGAAATTTTAAAGATGCTCAAATGTAGTACTTCTGGTGATGATAAG GGATATGATTCTAGCCCGTCGACAGGATCCAGAAGAAGAAAAGTTCAACGGTTTATTGCAGTGATATCCGAGATGGGCCTGCCAAGTTTTGAAATAACAGACTTAGAGAAG GGATCTATGAGGCCTGTTCTGGATTGCCTTTTGGCACTCAAAGAACATACAAACCGACATTTTGGGACCCCATACTATAGAACCTTGGATGACAGGAGACAAGCTTTGTCAGAGTTAAAAGTTCAGCCTTCTTATAGTCCTCTTTCACCAG AGTCACCATCTATGCTTCTTCATGGTGGATATAAGTTCCAGGAAGTGTTTCAGACGAAACAAAGATTTTATGCTGATCTTCCTGCTACAAAAATTTCAGCTATGATAAAGTCAGACAGCTTCGAT AATGCTCCAACTCAGTCGCTTTTGAGTGTGATCAATGGTATCTTGGATGAAAACATAGACAAAAAAGATGCTGAAATACCTCAA AATGTAGCATGCTTGTTGCGAAAAGTCGTACAGGAGATTGAGCGTCGGATAGCAACCCAAGGGGAGCATCTGCGTACT caAAGTAATCATTTCAAGGCCCGTGAAAAGAAGTACCAGTCGAGGATCAAGGTGCTTGAAGCTCTTGCCAAAGGGACTAGTGAGGAGAGTGAG ATTGTTATGAACCAGCTCCAGCATATGAAG TACGAGTTAAGCAAGATGGAGGAGAAGCAAAGGTCTCAACAGCAGGAAGAGGAGAAAATGTCGGAACAGAAACAGATGGAGAAGAGAAGGTTTGAACAGCAGGAGATCGAAGTGAAAAAAAGGTTGGAACAGATGATGGAAGAGAAGAAAAGGTTCGAAGAGAAGGAGGCTAACAAGTTTAAAAAGCTGAGGGAGGAAACCGATATAGAGGTCTCAGGGCTGAAGCAAGAGCTTGAACTGGCCAAAAGAACGCATGAGCTACTCCTTCAGGAATTGAAAACTGAGGTCAAACAGCTAAAGTCTGAGTTGGAGAAGAAATTAAGCCAGCAAGAGCAACTGTTGGAAGATTCAGAAGTCAAGATGAAAGAACTCGAGCTGAATTCTCAGTCGGAAAGTCAGAAGTGGACTAAGAAAGAGCGCATCTATAAGAAACTTATGGACCTTCAGCTATCAGGATTAGag AAACTGAGGCATTCGTCAGTGTCCATCAAGCAAGAAGTGTTGAAGACACAAAATATTTATCTACATGAATTGGACCATGTAG GGGCGAAGCTTAAAAATTTAGCTGAAGCAGCTCAAAACTATCATGGTGTGATGAATGAGAATCAAAAACTGTCTATTGAGCTGGATGCTGCtcgaaataaagaggaaagagatGTCAAGGAATTTATGGGCCAG GTGGCATCCCTTAAACGTACACTGGCTAAGAAAGACGAGGAGATTGAGCGATTACTCACAGATCCCAGAAGTCCAAGCATTTCTTCAATGCACTCCTTGAGGTCCGGATCTTGTTCTCCAAATAACAACCCCTTGAAGAGCAACCGTTCATCTCCATCAGCAAGATCCATCACAAGCAGCCCTCGAAAGATTCCAACAGTTAGTACGGCCAGACACCCAGGAATTCATCATAAATCTTTTGACAGTTTCTTAGATCATTCTGATCCTGGCTCTCAACTTGCCTTTGGAGATTCTGAAAGTGAAGGATCACGGCCACCATGGTCAATGAGTGACTTGAAAGGTCAAAATAAGCGTGCTGGTGGAACTTCAATGGATGACAATATGATGGCCCTTTTGAATGACGATAGATTCAGCGAAACATCCGGTGGTGACTTCTCTGTAGGGACAGATCAGACTGATGCCACTTTTGAATCAAACTTCTTACTAGAAAGATCCAAATCAACTAATTCTGCAGAAAAGCACAGAGAAAA GCAGAAAAAATCTAAGAGACTTTCGCAGCCACCAAAGGCGCCAACAGGGGCATCTCGAATGTCACGGGTTAAGGCCACACTGAGAGCAACCTTAG GGCTAAAGAAACATGGTAGCAGAAGCTCTTCGCTTCCGGTAGCGGCCGATGGTGGTTCTAAATCTAGTTGA